The sequence below is a genomic window from Candidatus Neomarinimicrobiota bacterium.
AGACCTTATGTTAACTGATTACCCTAGGGGATATCATGATGCACAGTTTGTCTATTCACTCAACATTGCAGCGGTCTATTACCAAGTGGTTGGTATTGGCAATTGTGATAAATGGTGTAATACTTTACTCGTCTGAGCCTTTGTCAGATGCACCCTCATTCTATCTCACTGACCTCAAAGGAAATGACTTCTTTGCTTCGAAGGTATACGGGGAAAAGGCTAAAGATCCAAATGCAGTAGTACTAAGCTTCTTTGCCACCTGGTGTATCCCATGCCGAGCTGAAGTTCCTCAATTGGAAACACTTTCAACTGAGTTCCCCGAAATACAATTCTACTTAGTTTCTGTGAAGGATCAGCCGGCCAAGATCTTGCGCTGGCTTAATGATCTAAATGTTGAGTTACCCGTGCTGGTTGATAAGTATGGTCGAACTGCCAAGAAATTCAATGTCATTGGTGAAACTGAAACAGGTGCTGAAGTGGCTAGCCTACCATCTCTGTTCGTGATTAATAAAGCAGGTGAGATTGTCTATCAACATACCGGGTATAAACCTGGAGACGAAGAGACATTGAAGCAGATACTGGAGAATATTGATTGAAGGTTAAAGCACTCATAGTTTTACTTATTCTAAGCTCCCATACACTAGCAGCAGACAGAATAGCAATCCTAGACTTCCTGGGTG
It includes:
- a CDS encoding TlpA disulfide reductase family protein; this encodes MMHSLSIHSTLQRSITKWLVLAIVINGVILYSSEPLSDAPSFYLTDLKGNDFFASKVYGEKAKDPNAVVLSFFATWCIPCRAEVPQLETLSTEFPEIQFYLVSVKDQPAKILRWLNDLNVELPVLVDKYGRTAKKFNVIGETETGAEVASLPSLFVINKAGEIVYQHTGYKPGDEETLKQILENID